One window from the genome of Rhodopseudomonas sp. P2A-2r encodes:
- a CDS encoding serine aminopeptidase domain-containing protein → MNSRYGLPVTLGTFGGFYYPGRIDRPGRKAVLLLAPIGYEELCTRATWRVLAESIAAAGHPCLRFDYPGTADAIDPVGAPEGISDWFAAARQGVAFLREHNPGIELVLVGQGLGASLAAQLGPELPDVAATVLMTPLVKGRAYLRELQAWSRMVTERMGIGPDPLGDNGYDVAGIPLASSRAAAIQAIDLTRATQRPAAKVLLVERGQMAQSSPIGNHLKTLGADVCSINYAGYETILEDPTPAEPQLGTLARIVSWIDDLAPSPMADGNLSAKAPEPARPIAGPHFEELPVRFGPDERLFGVLCRPLGRTSLAIAVLANSGRDYHIGWGRAAVEQARALAARGIASLRFDAGGIGDSPASANAPAEVLYSDETIADMGHAIDYVEQLDAGPIALVGRCSGAYAAFQAAVQDVRVRNVVVINIMRFVWDPRETVAEAVQSAHRTISGSVAMLFSKRSLRRLLSGNLRFKTAAAFVSKRLARMVSLKPSEILAGGPGQQLYKEGHRRFQTLESRGVGLAMLFAEGDHALGEFRTYMGRKGARLRRYPSASISIIPDADHNFTHSGARARLTNVLCDVLAAPASSPSRN, encoded by the coding sequence ATGAATTCTCGATATGGCCTACCGGTAACGCTTGGCACTTTCGGCGGCTTCTACTACCCGGGCCGCATCGATCGGCCAGGGCGCAAGGCGGTGTTATTGCTGGCGCCTATCGGCTACGAGGAATTGTGTACCCGCGCCACATGGCGCGTTCTGGCCGAGAGCATTGCCGCAGCCGGCCACCCCTGCCTCCGATTCGACTATCCCGGCACCGCCGATGCCATCGATCCCGTCGGCGCGCCCGAAGGCATCTCCGACTGGTTCGCTGCCGCCCGTCAGGGCGTTGCGTTCCTGCGCGAACATAACCCCGGCATCGAGCTGGTTCTGGTCGGACAAGGCCTTGGCGCCAGTCTGGCAGCCCAGCTCGGGCCGGAGCTGCCCGACGTCGCCGCGACGGTCCTGATGACACCGCTGGTGAAGGGCCGCGCTTATCTTCGCGAACTTCAAGCCTGGTCGCGCATGGTGACCGAACGGATGGGGATCGGACCTGACCCTTTGGGTGACAACGGCTACGACGTCGCCGGCATTCCACTGGCGAGCAGCCGCGCCGCGGCCATCCAGGCCATCGACCTCACCCGGGCAACGCAGCGCCCGGCCGCAAAGGTCCTGCTGGTCGAACGTGGTCAAATGGCTCAGAGCAGCCCGATCGGCAACCACCTGAAGACGCTCGGAGCCGATGTTTGCTCCATCAACTACGCTGGATATGAAACGATCCTGGAGGATCCCACGCCGGCCGAACCGCAGCTCGGCACGCTGGCACGCATCGTGTCATGGATCGACGACCTCGCGCCTTCTCCGATGGCTGACGGCAACCTTTCAGCCAAGGCGCCGGAGCCCGCGCGGCCGATCGCTGGCCCACACTTCGAGGAATTGCCAGTCCGGTTCGGGCCCGACGAGCGGCTGTTCGGTGTGCTGTGCCGACCGCTCGGCCGAACGTCGCTGGCTATTGCCGTGCTGGCGAACTCCGGACGCGACTATCACATCGGCTGGGGTCGCGCAGCAGTGGAACAGGCGCGCGCCCTCGCGGCGCGGGGCATCGCCTCGTTGAGATTCGATGCAGGCGGCATCGGTGACAGTCCGGCTTCGGCAAACGCGCCGGCCGAAGTGCTTTATTCGGACGAGACAATTGCCGACATGGGCCACGCGATCGACTATGTCGAGCAGCTCGATGCCGGCCCGATCGCTCTGGTCGGACGCTGCAGCGGTGCTTACGCAGCATTCCAGGCGGCCGTGCAGGATGTGCGCGTTCGCAATGTCGTCGTCATCAACATCATGCGTTTTGTCTGGGACCCCAGGGAGACCGTCGCAGAAGCGGTGCAGTCGGCCCACCGCACCATCAGCGGTTCGGTTGCGATGCTGTTCAGCAAACGAAGCCTGAGACGGCTGCTGTCGGGCAATTTGCGTTTCAAGACCGCAGCGGCCTTTGTGTCAAAACGCCTTGCTCGCATGGTCTCGCTGAAGCCAAGCGAGATTCTTGCGGGCGGGCCGGGCCAGCAGCTCTACAAGGAGGGGCATCGCCGTTTCCAGACCCTCGAAAGTCGAGGCGTTGGTCTGGCGATGTTGTTTGCGGAAGGCGATCACGCTCTCGGCGAATTTCGCACCTATATGGGACGCAAGGGCGCGCGGCTCCGCCGCTATCCCAGCGCTTCGATTTCGATCATCCCTGATGCCGATCACAATTTCACCCACTCGGGAGCGCGCGCGCGACTGACGAACGTCTTGTGCGACGTGCTCGCGGCACCTGCGTCATCGCCGTCCCGCAACTAG
- the tgt gene encoding tRNA guanosine(34) transglycosylase Tgt gives MTVPNHFELLGTDGAARLGRLTTPHGEVRTPAFMPVGTLGAMKGLHWREVRDAGADIVLGNTYHLMLRPGAERIAALGGLQKFTTWNGPMLTDSGGFQVMSLAQLRKVTEQGVTFRSHIDGAKFELTPERAIEIQRLLNSDIAMQLDECVRLPAEHADIDRAMQLSLRWAERCKRAFETAPDGYMLFGIGQGGDVPALRRLSAQGLVDIGFHGYAIGGLAVGEPQDVMLAMIEEVVPILPSDRPRYLMGVGTPDDMLEAVARGVDMFDCVMPTRNGRHGMAFTRHGQLNMRNARHIDDPRPLDEESTWPSTRDYSRAYIHHLVRSGETLGAMLLSEINIAYYQSLMQGIRAAIANGTFAEFRERTRAGWAQGDIPPR, from the coding sequence ATGACCGTACCCAATCATTTTGAACTGCTCGGCACCGACGGCGCCGCGCGTCTGGGCCGGTTGACCACGCCGCACGGCGAGGTTCGCACCCCGGCCTTCATGCCGGTCGGAACGCTCGGCGCCATGAAGGGCCTGCACTGGCGCGAGGTGCGCGACGCCGGCGCCGACATCGTGCTCGGCAACACCTATCACCTGATGCTGCGCCCCGGAGCGGAGCGGATCGCAGCCCTTGGCGGCCTGCAGAAATTCACCACCTGGAACGGGCCGATGCTGACCGATTCCGGCGGCTTCCAGGTGATGTCGCTGGCGCAGCTGCGCAAGGTCACGGAGCAGGGCGTCACCTTCCGCTCGCATATCGACGGCGCCAAGTTCGAGCTGACGCCGGAGCGCGCCATCGAGATCCAGCGGCTGCTGAATTCCGATATCGCCATGCAGCTCGACGAATGCGTGCGGCTGCCGGCCGAGCACGCCGACATCGACCGCGCCATGCAGCTGTCGCTGCGCTGGGCGGAGCGCTGCAAGCGCGCCTTCGAGACGGCGCCGGACGGCTACATGCTGTTCGGCATCGGGCAGGGCGGCGACGTGCCGGCGCTGCGTCGCCTGAGCGCGCAGGGCCTCGTCGATATCGGCTTTCATGGCTATGCCATCGGCGGCCTTGCGGTCGGCGAGCCGCAGGACGTCATGCTGGCGATGATCGAGGAAGTCGTGCCGATCCTGCCATCAGACCGGCCGCGCTATCTGATGGGCGTCGGCACGCCGGACGACATGCTGGAAGCGGTGGCGCGCGGCGTCGACATGTTCGACTGCGTGATGCCGACCCGCAACGGCCGCCACGGCATGGCCTTCACCCGCCACGGCCAGCTCAATATGCGCAACGCCCGCCACATCGACGATCCCCGTCCGCTGGATGAAGAAAGTACCTGGCCGTCGACGCGGGACTATTCCCGCGCCTACATCCATCATCTGGTGCGCTCCGGCGAGACGCTGGGCGCGATGCTGCTGTCGGAAATCAACATCGCCTATTACCAGAGCCTGATGCAGGGCATCCGTGCGGCGATCGCGAATGGGACCTTCGCCGAATTCCGCGAGCGCACCCGCGCGGGCTGGGCACAGGGCGATATCCCGCCGCGTTGA
- the queA gene encoding tRNA preQ1(34) S-adenosylmethionine ribosyltransferase-isomerase QueA — MRTDLFDFHLPPENIALRPASPRDSARLLVVQPGAGLQDQTVADLPGWLRPGDQLVVNDTKVISAQLAGRRIGREPETRIDATLIKRLDGSRWQALVKPAKRLVPGDTVRFGSEGRVCLLGHLDAVVEAKGEAGEVTLSFSFHGPALDQAIAELGAPPLPPYIAARRKPDERDAEDYQTMFATQDGAVAAPTAGLHFTPALEAALRERGVGLHRVTLHVGAGTFLPVKVEDTTEHKMHSEWGTISRETADALNAARTAGGRVVAVGTTSLRLLESAATEDNIIHPFADETAIFITPGYRFRAVDLLLTNFHLPKSTLFMLVSAFSGFETMTKAYAHAIASGYRFYSYGDASLLFPDKTNS, encoded by the coding sequence ATGCGCACCGACCTTTTCGACTTTCATCTGCCGCCTGAGAATATCGCGCTGCGCCCCGCCAGCCCGCGCGATTCTGCGCGGCTGCTGGTGGTGCAACCCGGTGCTGGGCTGCAGGACCAGACCGTTGCCGATTTGCCGGGCTGGCTGCGGCCGGGCGATCAGCTGGTGGTCAACGACACCAAGGTGATTTCCGCGCAGCTGGCCGGCCGCCGCATCGGCCGCGAGCCCGAGACCAGGATCGACGCCACGCTGATCAAGCGGCTCGACGGCTCACGCTGGCAGGCGCTGGTCAAACCGGCCAAGCGGCTGGTACCCGGCGATACCGTGCGTTTCGGCAGCGAGGGGCGGGTCTGCCTGCTCGGCCATCTCGATGCCGTCGTCGAGGCCAAGGGCGAGGCCGGCGAAGTGACGTTGTCGTTCAGCTTTCACGGTCCCGCACTCGACCAGGCCATCGCCGAACTCGGCGCGCCGCCGCTGCCGCCCTATATCGCCGCCCGCCGCAAGCCGGACGAGCGCGACGCCGAAGACTACCAGACCATGTTCGCGACCCAGGACGGCGCGGTGGCCGCGCCCACCGCCGGGCTGCATTTCACCCCGGCGCTGGAAGCCGCACTGCGCGAACGCGGCGTCGGCCTGCATCGGGTGACGCTGCATGTCGGGGCGGGCACCTTCCTGCCGGTCAAGGTCGAGGACACCACCGAGCACAAGATGCATTCGGAGTGGGGCACCATCTCGCGCGAGACCGCGGATGCGCTGAACGCCGCGCGCACGGCCGGCGGCCGGGTTGTCGCCGTCGGCACCACTTCGCTGCGGCTGCTGGAAAGCGCCGCCACCGAAGACAACATCATCCATCCCTTCGCCGACGAGACCGCGATCTTCATCACGCCGGGCTATCGCTTTCGCGCGGTCGACCTGCTGCTGACCAATTTTCATCTGCCGAAGTCGACGCTGTTCATGCTGGTCTCGGCCTTCAGCGGCTTCGAGACCATGACGAAGGCCTATGCCCACGCCATCGCGTCCGGCTATCGGTTCTATTCCTATGGCGACGCCAGCCTGCTGTTTCCGGATAAAACCAACTCATGA
- a CDS encoding peptidylprolyl isomerase — protein sequence MAVTENTLILETTQGPVTIEMRPDLAPGHVARIKELVREGFYDGIVFHRVIDGFMAQTGCPQGTGTGGSGKKLKAEFNKEPHVRGTTSMARAASPDSGDSQFFICFDDASFLNNQYTVWGKVVEGMENVDKIKRGEPVQNPDKIVKAHMAADAAA from the coding sequence ATGGCTGTTACCGAAAACACTTTGATCCTCGAAACCACCCAGGGTCCCGTTACCATCGAGATGCGCCCGGACCTCGCGCCGGGCCATGTCGCCCGCATCAAGGAACTGGTCCGCGAAGGATTCTATGACGGCATCGTGTTCCACCGCGTCATCGACGGCTTCATGGCGCAGACCGGCTGCCCGCAGGGCACCGGCACCGGCGGTTCCGGCAAGAAGCTGAAGGCCGAGTTCAACAAGGAGCCGCATGTCCGCGGCACCACCTCGATGGCCCGCGCGGCGAGCCCGGATTCCGGCGACAGCCAGTTCTTCATCTGCTTCGACGACGCCTCGTTCCTCAACAACCAGTACACGGTGTGGGGCAAGGTCGTGGAAGGCATGGAGAACGTCGACAAGATCAAGCGCGGCGAGCCGGTGCAGAACCCCGACAAGATCGTCAAGGCCCACATGGCCGCCGACGCCGCGGCGTAA
- a CDS encoding peptidylprolyl isomerase, with the protein MIRIFAVAAALLVAAPVLAQAPAAMAPATALPAGLDKANAVVIDTTKGRIVFKLRTDLAPKHAERIKLLTREGYYNNVPFHRVMDGFMAQTGDGQNFNGTGGSKYPNLKAEFSSVPFKRGIVGMARAASEDSANSQFFIMLAENAGLNGKYTVVGEVVSGMDVVDKLKKAPAGSPSGAVTDPDKMVKVQIASDIK; encoded by the coding sequence ATGATCCGCATTTTCGCCGTCGCTGCTGCCCTGCTGGTCGCAGCTCCCGTGCTCGCGCAAGCGCCTGCCGCCATGGCGCCCGCCACCGCGCTGCCGGCTGGTCTCGACAAGGCCAATGCCGTGGTGATCGACACCACCAAGGGGCGCATCGTGTTCAAGCTGCGCACGGATCTGGCGCCCAAGCATGCCGAGCGCATCAAGCTGCTGACCCGCGAAGGCTATTACAACAACGTGCCGTTCCATCGCGTCATGGACGGCTTCATGGCGCAGACCGGCGACGGCCAGAATTTTAACGGCACCGGCGGCTCGAAGTATCCGAACCTGAAGGCCGAGTTTTCTTCGGTCCCGTTCAAGCGCGGCATCGTCGGTATGGCCCGCGCCGCCTCCGAGGATTCCGCCAATTCGCAGTTCTTCATCATGCTGGCGGAGAATGCCGGCCTGAACGGCAAGTACACCGTGGTCGGCGAAGTCGTCTCCGGCATGGATGTCGTCGACAAGCTCAAGAAGGCCCCGGCCGGTTCGCCGAGCGGCGCGGTCACCGACCCCGACAAGATGGTCAAGGTGCAGATCGCCTCCGACATCAAGTAA
- the coaD gene encoding pantetheine-phosphate adenylyltransferase, with product MPRIALYPGSFDPVTNGHLDVVRHAVGLCDRLIVAIGVHPGKKPLFSTEERLEMVEAVFAPLAAAAGCAFDCTTYDNLTITAAQKAGATIMIRGLRDGTDLDYEMQIAGMNETMAPAVQTVFLPASVSVRPITATLVRQIAAMGGDVSAFVPPAVAESLKLKFA from the coding sequence ATGCCCCGTATCGCGCTTTATCCCGGCTCATTCGACCCCGTTACCAATGGTCACCTCGACGTGGTCCGCCACGCCGTCGGCCTGTGCGACAGGCTGATCGTGGCGATCGGCGTGCACCCCGGCAAGAAGCCGCTGTTCTCCACCGAGGAGCGGCTGGAAATGGTGGAAGCAGTATTCGCGCCGCTGGCCGCCGCCGCCGGCTGCGCCTTCGACTGCACCACCTACGACAATCTGACCATCACCGCGGCGCAAAAGGCCGGCGCCACGATCATGATCCGCGGTCTGCGCGATGGCACCGACCTCGACTACGAAATGCAGATCGCCGGCATGAACGAGACCATGGCTCCCGCGGTGCAAACCGTTTTTCTGCCGGCTTCGGTGAGCGTTCGCCCGATCACCGCCACACTGGTGCGGCAAATCGCGGCCATGGGTGGTGACGTCTCGGCGTTCGTGCCGCCGGCGGTCGCCGAAAGCCTGAAGCTGAAATTCGCCTGA
- a CDS encoding DUF2306 domain-containing protein, with the protein MSLQPLLDAATPIPLHALAAMAAFVLGVVQLVAPKGTLPHRTLGWVWVALMATVAISSFWIHGHSFRLWRSWSPIHLLSIFAPLMLVLAVVRARQHQVRAHSIIMISIFTGALVIAGLFTLVPGRIMHTAMFGP; encoded by the coding sequence ATGTCGCTCCAGCCGTTGCTCGATGCTGCCACGCCCATCCCGCTGCACGCACTGGCGGCGATGGCCGCGTTCGTGCTCGGGGTGGTCCAGCTCGTCGCGCCCAAGGGCACGCTGCCGCATCGCACGTTGGGCTGGGTCTGGGTGGCGCTGATGGCCACCGTGGCGATCAGCTCGTTCTGGATCCATGGCCACAGTTTCCGCCTGTGGCGGAGCTGGAGTCCGATCCACCTGCTTTCGATTTTTGCCCCGTTGATGCTGGTGCTGGCGGTGGTCCGCGCCCGGCAGCACCAGGTCAGGGCGCACTCTATCATCATGATCTCGATCTTCACCGGCGCCCTGGTCATCGCCGGCCTGTTCACGCTGGTCCCGGGCCGGATCATGCATACGGCGATGTTCGGACCATAG
- a CDS encoding single-stranded DNA-binding protein → MAGSVNKVILVGNLGKDPEVRRMQNGNPVVNLTVATSDTWRDKATGERKEKTEWHRVVIFSEGLAKVAEQYLKKGAKVYIEGALQTRKWTDPQGVEKYSTEIVLQGFNSTLTMLDGKGGGAGAGGGDNYGGDMGGDFGASSPSSAPPRRAAVAASSGGGRSSDMDDDIPF, encoded by the coding sequence ATGGCGGGAAGCGTGAACAAGGTGATTTTGGTCGGTAATCTCGGCAAGGATCCCGAGGTTCGGCGGATGCAGAACGGCAATCCGGTCGTGAACCTCACCGTTGCGACCTCCGACACCTGGCGCGACAAGGCGACCGGCGAGCGCAAGGAAAAGACCGAGTGGCATCGCGTGGTGATCTTCAGCGAGGGCCTCGCCAAGGTGGCTGAGCAATATCTCAAGAAGGGCGCCAAGGTTTACATCGAAGGCGCGCTGCAGACCCGCAAGTGGACCGATCCGCAGGGCGTAGAGAAGTACTCCACCGAGATCGTGCTGCAGGGCTTCAATTCGACGCTGACCATGCTGGACGGCAAGGGCGGCGGTGCGGGGGCCGGCGGTGGCGACAACTACGGCGGCGACATGGGCGGCGACTTCGGCGCGAGCAGCCCGTCGAGCGCTCCGCCGCGCCGTGCCGCAGTGGCCGCCTCGTCGGGGGGCGGCCGCAGCAGCGACATGGATGACGACATTCCGTTCTGA
- a CDS encoding outer membrane protein, whose translation MKKFLLASAALATLGMATSASAADLAARRYTKAPPMMVAMYDWSGFYIGANAGYGTSRKCWDSLGSLAAPTLAVSEGCHDASGAVAGGQIGYRWQSSAWVFGLEAQGDWADLSGSNVSTAFPAFTNRSKIQALGLFTGQVGYAWNNALLYVKGGAGVASDKYNYFLNGATVNTGTASETRWGGTVGVGLEYGFTPNWSVGVEYDHIFLGSRNVTFTSPATTSDRIGQDVDMVTARINYRWGGPVVAKY comes from the coding sequence ATGAAAAAGTTTTTGCTCGCTTCGGCAGCTCTCGCCACCCTGGGGATGGCCACGTCCGCTTCCGCCGCTGATCTCGCCGCCCGCCGCTACACCAAGGCGCCGCCGATGATGGTCGCGATGTATGACTGGTCGGGCTTCTATATCGGCGCCAACGCCGGTTACGGCACCAGCCGCAAGTGCTGGGACTCGCTCGGCAGCCTCGCTGCACCGACCCTTGCGGTTTCGGAAGGTTGCCATGACGCATCCGGCGCTGTCGCCGGTGGCCAGATCGGCTACCGCTGGCAGTCGAGCGCCTGGGTGTTCGGTCTGGAAGCGCAGGGCGACTGGGCTGACCTCTCCGGCTCCAACGTCAGCACCGCTTTCCCGGCCTTCACCAACCGTTCGAAGATCCAGGCTCTCGGCCTGTTCACCGGTCAGGTCGGCTACGCCTGGAACAACGCCCTGCTCTACGTGAAGGGCGGCGCCGGCGTTGCTTCCGACAAGTACAACTACTTCCTCAACGGCGCGACCGTGAACACCGGCACCGCTTCGGAAACCCGCTGGGGCGGCACGGTTGGCGTGGGCCTCGAATACGGCTTCACCCCGAACTGGTCGGTCGGCGTCGAATACGACCATATCTTCCTCGGTTCGCGCAACGTGACCTTCACCTCGCCGGCGACCACCTCGGATCGCATCGGTCAGGACGTCGATATGGTCACCGCCCGCATCAACTACCGCTGGGGTGGTCCGGTCGTCGCCAAGTACTGA
- a CDS encoding DUF3828 domain-containing protein: MLARRAFVVAALALLATPSAHAAPVANDPLAIVNAIYARVTAGKGDEGGGFVTLEKPARAKYLSKSLAALWNKAEARTPKGEVGPVDFDPVTNSQNPDVKSFTATAEKLDAALATVAVALTSSSAQEPRKHAEDNTIRYDFVRDGGHWKIDDIRGAVDGEAWSVRQLLTDSLKT; this comes from the coding sequence ATGCTCGCCCGCCGTGCCTTTGTGGTCGCAGCACTTGCTTTGCTCGCCACGCCCTCAGCCCATGCCGCGCCGGTCGCCAACGATCCGCTGGCGATCGTCAACGCCATCTATGCCCGGGTCACCGCCGGCAAGGGCGACGAAGGCGGCGGCTTCGTCACACTGGAAAAGCCGGCACGGGCCAAATACCTGTCGAAATCGCTGGCAGCGCTGTGGAACAAGGCGGAGGCGCGGACGCCCAAGGGTGAGGTCGGGCCGGTGGATTTCGATCCCGTCACCAATTCGCAAAATCCCGACGTCAAGTCCTTCACCGCGACAGCAGAGAAGCTCGACGCGGCCCTCGCCACCGTCGCCGTGGCGCTCACCAGCTCGAGCGCCCAGGAGCCGCGCAAGCACGCCGAAGACAACACCATCCGCTATGATTTCGTGCGCGACGGCGGGCACTGGAAGATCGACGACATCCGCGGCGCGGTCGACGGCGAAGCATGGTCGGTGCGCCAGTTGCTGACCGATTCTCTCAAGACCTGA
- a CDS encoding GNAT family N-acetyltransferase, with translation MTDVTDNKTSQRFELAVEGSLAFANYRLAGDRVIIHHTETPPALRGRGIASELVKGALELIRADGHKVVAGCSFVVDYLAQHPEVADLKG, from the coding sequence ATGACCGACGTCACCGACAACAAGACCAGCCAGCGTTTCGAACTCGCCGTCGAGGGCTCGCTCGCCTTCGCCAATTATCGTCTGGCCGGCGACCGCGTGATCATCCACCACACCGAGACGCCGCCGGCCCTGCGCGGCCGCGGCATCGCCTCAGAGCTGGTCAAGGGCGCGCTGGAGCTGATCCGGGCCGACGGGCACAAGGTGGTCGCCGGGTGTTCATTCGTCGTGGACTATCTCGCGCAGCATCCGGAAGTGGCGGACCTGAAGGGCTGA
- a CDS encoding fumarylacetoacetate hydrolase family protein, protein MDNIDRRTILTTGALALAGAAAQTAPARAQSAPKTLFAVPAVTIPIVGASEVFPVRRIYCIGRNYAAHAIERGSDPTREPPFFFQKPTDAIQNVGIGEVAEHPYPSLTKNYHHEVELVAALKSGGTNIPADSALDHVYGYAVGLDMTRRDLQNAQAAEKKPWEIGKSFDHAAVIGPIHPVSKTGHFTKGAISLAVNGTVRQNSDMDKMIWSVAEQIAKLSEAFELKAGDIIYSGTPENVGPVVKGDVLLCKLQGLPDMSIRIV, encoded by the coding sequence ATGGACAACATCGACCGCAGGACGATTCTGACCACCGGCGCGCTGGCGCTCGCCGGCGCCGCCGCGCAGACGGCGCCGGCGCGCGCGCAGTCCGCGCCGAAGACATTGTTCGCCGTGCCGGCCGTCACCATCCCCATCGTCGGCGCGAGCGAGGTGTTTCCGGTGCGCCGGATCTACTGCATCGGCCGCAACTACGCGGCGCACGCCATCGAGCGCGGCTCCGATCCCACGCGCGAACCGCCGTTCTTCTTCCAGAAGCCCACCGACGCGATCCAGAATGTCGGCATCGGCGAGGTCGCCGAGCATCCCTATCCGTCGCTCACCAAGAACTATCACCACGAGGTCGAGCTGGTCGCGGCGCTGAAATCCGGCGGCACCAACATTCCCGCCGACTCGGCGCTGGACCACGTCTACGGCTATGCTGTCGGTCTCGACATGACCCGCCGCGATCTGCAGAACGCCCAAGCGGCCGAGAAGAAGCCATGGGAGATCGGCAAGAGTTTTGACCATGCCGCGGTGATCGGGCCGATCCATCCGGTCAGCAAGACCGGGCATTTCACCAAGGGCGCCATCTCGCTGGCGGTGAACGGCACGGTGCGGCAGAATTCCGACATGGACAAGATGATCTGGAGCGTCGCCGAGCAGATCGCCAAACTGTCGGAAGCGTTCGAGCTGAAGGCCGGCGACATCATCTATTCCGGCACCCCGGAGAATGTCGGCCCGGTGGTCAAGGGCGACGTGCTGCTGTGCAAGCTGCAGGGGCTGCCGGACATGTCGATCAGGATCGTCTGA
- a CDS encoding molybdate ABC transporter substrate-binding protein gives MGRGVLAIALAWGLMLPAQAETLKVLTAGAFKQVLLAMLPQFQAMGHDVQWETDTVGGLVKRVEAGETFDVLFASPAALAQLRKSGKVGDGVDLARVGVGVAVKEGAAKPDIGTVEGFKQALLAARAVAYIDPAAGGSSGIYVAGLIDRLGIGDAVRKKSVLVKGGYSAERVVSGEADIAVQQISELLPVKGVVLAGPLPLEIQNYTVYSAALAPGTAKAAAGQALIDLLQGRDGAAAMATKGMEAVDRAPGK, from the coding sequence ATGGGACGTGGCGTGCTGGCGATCGCGCTGGCCTGGGGGCTGATGCTGCCGGCGCAGGCCGAGACGCTGAAGGTGTTGACCGCCGGCGCCTTCAAACAGGTGCTGCTGGCCATGCTGCCGCAGTTCCAGGCGATGGGGCACGACGTGCAATGGGAGACCGATACGGTCGGCGGCCTCGTCAAGCGGGTCGAGGCCGGCGAGACCTTTGACGTCCTGTTCGCCTCGCCCGCGGCGCTGGCGCAGCTGCGCAAATCCGGCAAGGTCGGCGACGGCGTCGATCTCGCCCGCGTCGGTGTCGGCGTCGCGGTGAAGGAGGGCGCTGCGAAGCCGGATATCGGCACCGTGGAGGGCTTCAAGCAGGCGCTGCTGGCGGCGCGGGCGGTGGCCTATATCGATCCGGCCGCGGGCGGCAGCAGCGGTATCTATGTGGCCGGGCTGATCGACAGGCTCGGCATCGGCGATGCCGTGCGCAAGAAGTCGGTGCTGGTGAAGGGTGGCTACTCCGCCGAGCGCGTGGTCTCAGGTGAGGCCGACATCGCGGTGCAGCAGATCAGCGAATTGCTGCCGGTGAAGGGCGTCGTGCTGGCCGGTCCTTTGCCTCTGGAGATCCAGAACTATACGGTCTACTCCGCGGCGCTGGCACCCGGCACCGCAAAGGCTGCGGCGGGGCAAGCGCTGATCGATCTGCTGCAGGGCAGGGACGGCGCCGCCGCGATGGCGACCAAAGGCATGGAAGCGGTCGACCGGGCGCCGGGCAAGTAA